One Brassica napus cultivar Da-Ae chromosome C2, Da-Ae, whole genome shotgun sequence DNA window includes the following coding sequences:
- the LOC106425677 gene encoding copper transporter 5 produces the protein MMHMTFYWGIKATILFDFWKTDSWLSYLLTLLACFVFAAFYQYLENRRLQFKSLSSTRHPPPPRTGVSAPLIPKSSTGSAAKAASVLLFGVNAAIGYLLMLAAMSFNGGVFIAIVVGLTVGYLVFRSDDDGGNAAAENPCACA, from the coding sequence ATGATGCACATGACCTTCTACTGGGGCATCAAAGCCACTATCCTCTTCGATTTCTGGAAAACCGATTCGTGGCTCAGCTACCTCCTCACCTTGCTCGCCTGCTTCGTCTTCGCCGCCTTCTACCAGTACCTCGAGAACCGCCGCCTCCAATTCAAATCCCTTTCCTCCACCCGCCACCCTCCGCCGCCACGAACCGGCGTCTCCGCCCCTCTTATCCCCAAATCGAGCACCGGATCCGCCGCCAAAGCTGCGTCGGTGCTGCTCTTCGGCGTCAACGCGGCGATCGGGTACTTGCTGATGCTCGCGGCCATGTCCTTCAACGGAGGCGTTTTTATCGCGATCGTCGTCGGGTTGACCGTTGGTTACCTCGTTTTCAGATCTGACGACGACGGTGGTAACGCGGCGGCGGAGAATCCATGCGCGTGTGCTTGA
- the LOC111202260 gene encoding glutathione S-transferase T3-like — MEPISLNSHGFVNLLASQSSQPIDIGCSEVPKSAERRKWTTKEDVVLISAWLNTSKDPIVSNEQKAGSFWKRIEEFLNASPLLVGSVPREWSQCKQRWGRVNEQVCKFVGCHEAALKKQASGETENDVMKAAHDIFFNDYNSKFVLEHCWRELRFDQKWRSHTSTRDGAKEKRKEPAEEVGREEDVRPPGVKASKAAKRKKHLNEPAFDQIESILEVTGSRRRMRVDVVVGLGIFMYHIKSRDLRLIWVYVPRGCVFKSRVYVPTTCLFN, encoded by the exons ATGGAACCAATTTCCCTTAACTCTCACGGGTTCGTTAACCTCCTTGCCTCCCAGAGCAGTCAACCAATAGATATTGGTTGTTCTGAGGTTCCAAAATCTGCGGAAAGGCGGAAATGGACAACCAAAGAAGATGTGGTGCTGATcagtgcttggttgaacacCAGCAAGGATCCAATCGTGAGTAATGAGCAGAAGGCTGGCTCATTTTGGAAGCGCATAGAGGAGTTTTTGAATGCAAGCCCTCTGCTCGTTGGCTCCGTTCCTAGGGAGTGGAGTcagtgtaagcagaggtggggtAGGGTTAACGAACAGGTTTGCAAGTTCGTGGGATGTCACGAAGCTGCTTTGAAGAAGCAAGCCAGTGGAGAAACTGAGAATGATGTCATGAAGGCGGCTCATGACATCTTCTTTAATGATTACAATTCCAAGTTCGTTCTTGAACATTGTTGGAGGGAGCTTCGGTTTGATCAAAAATGGAGATCCCACACTTCGACACGAGATGGTGCAAAGGAGAAGAGGAAGGAACCTGCAGAGGAGGTGGGTCGCGAGGAAGATGTTAGGCCTCCCGGTGTGAAGGCTTCCAAAGCAGCAAAACGCAAGAAACACTTGAATGAACCAGCGTTTGATCAGATAGAGAGCATtttagag GTCACGGGTTCAAGGAGGAGGATGCGTGTGGACGTGGTTGTAGGTCTCGGTATCTTTATGTATCATATCAAGTCACGG GACCTTCGGTTAATATGGGTGTATGTACCCAGAGGATGTGTTTTCAAGTCACGAGTGTATGTCCCCACGACTTGCCTTTTCAACTGA
- the LOC106425712 gene encoding putative nuclease HARBI1, translating to MSSSSGDEADKAFDEMVDEVVDNFIDTVVDGQTNYRKKRAYIERDRERGHNQLWKDYFMENPTYPPEMFRRRFRMNKPLFLRIVERLSSEVPYFQQTRDAAGRYGLSPLQKCTAAIRMLAYGQSGDTYDEYLRLGDSTSRLCLANFTDAIIQLFGDEYLRKPTPEDLQRLLDVGEVRGFPGMIGSIDCMHWEWKNCPTAWKGQFTRGSGKPTIVLEAVASQDLWIWHAFFGLPGTLNDINVLDRSHVFDDILHGRAPKVKFKVNNHTYRMAYYLTDGIYPNWATFIQSIPLPQGRKAEKFAEKQESARKDVERAFGVLQSRFAIVKNPAKQWDKAKIGKIMKTCVILHNMIVENERHGYAQINTSEFESGESSRSSRVRTRDSIHVGDMLGIRREVRDLETHARLKADLVENIWQKFGDEDE from the coding sequence atgtcttcctcatcaGGCGATGAAGCAGATAAAGCTTTTGATGAAATGGTCGACGAAGTTGTTGATAATTTCATAGACACAGTAGTTGATGGTCAAACCAACTACCGGAAGAaacgagcttatatcgaaagagatCGAGAGCGAGGACACAATCAACTATGGAAAGACTATTTCATGGAAAATCCTACATACCCACCTGAAATGTTTAGGAggcgttttcgaatgaacaaaccactgttccttcgcattgtcgaGCGTCTAAGTAGTGAAGTTCCATACTTTCAGCAAACAAGAGATGCTGCGGGAAGGTACGGGCTTTCTCCCcttcaaaagtgtacggcagctATACGTATGCTCGCATATGGTCAGTCGGGAGATAcatatgacgaatatctccgacttggtgacaGTACATCACGTTTATGTTTGGCAAATTTCACTGATGCAATAAtacagttgtttggagatgagtatctacgcAAGCCTACACCCgaggatcttcaacgattaCTCGATGTTGGAGAGGTACGGGGGTTTCCGGGGATGATAggcagcatcgactgtatgcactgggagtggaaaaactgcccaacggcttggaaaggtcagttcacacgtggttcaggaaagccgacaattgtcttagaagctgttgcatcacaagatctttggatatggcacgcatttttcggcttaccaggtaccctcaacgatatcaatgttctagATCGGTCacatgtttttgatgacatcttacatggtcgagcacctaaagttaagttcaaggtcaacaaccacacttatcgtatggcctactatcttactgacggaatttatccaaattgggcaacatttatccaatccatcccacttcctcaaggtcgTAAAGCCGAGAAATTTGCTGAAAAACAAGAATCCGCtagaaaagatgtcgaacgggcttttggagtattacAATCGAGGTTTGCAATTGTTAAAAACCCAGCTAAACAATGGGACAAGGCAAAGATAGGAAAGATAATGAAAacttgtgtcatattgcacaatatgatagtagagaacGAACGACACGGATACGCTCAAATTAATACGTCTGAGTTTGAGTCAGGAGAGTCCAGCAGAAGTTCAAGGGTGAGAACCAGAGATAGTATTCATGTCGGTGATATGTTAGGCATCCGCAGAGAAGTTCGAGATTTAGAGACGCATGCTCGattgaaagctgatttagtggaaaatatttggcaaaagtttggtgatgaagatgaataa
- the LOC106425695 gene encoding guanine nucleotide-binding protein subunit gamma 3, translating into MASTSCSVKVAGETGLALAKSSLPPPRPKSPPPYPDLYGKRREAARVQMLEREIGFLEGEIKFVEGLQPSSRCCKEVSDFVVANSDPMIPAQRKSRRHCRFWKWLCFPCLSVASFCCCCRSECSCHLRKPKCCNSTCCSCVGSKCFNGSCCSNSCCCPKPSCPKCLSCPSCSCFRGCCCCPKPSCPSCSCFRGCCCSCPDLCCCIPTCFRSCSRPSCLNKKSSCCSCNCICKIKWSSCFKCPKLRLCCCFCNCKNTCSNPCCLAF; encoded by the exons ATGGCTTCTACTTCATGCAGTGTCAAAGTAGCTGGTGAAACAGGTTTGGCTCTTGCTAAGTCATCTCTACCGCCCCCTCGTCCCAAGTCTCCGCCGCCGTATCCAGATTTGTACGGGAAACGTAGAGAGGCGGCGAGAGTTCagatgctagagagagagattggTTTTCTCGAG GGAGAAATTAAATTTGTCGAAGGCTTGCAACCGTCGTCCAGATGCTGCAAAGA GGTCTCTGATTTTGTGGTTGCAAATTCTGACCCAATGATACCTGc ACAACGAAAGAGTCGACGACACTGCCGGTTCTGGAAGTGGCTCTG TTTCCCGTGTTTGAGCGTGGCGAGTTTCTGCTGTTGTTGCCGATCCGAGTGTTCGTGCCATCTGAGGAAGCCAAAATGCTGCAACTCCACATGCTGTAGCTGCGTTGGTTCCAAATGCTTCAACGGGTCCTGCTGCTCAAACAGCTGTTGTTGCCCGAAACCGAGCTGCCCCAAATGCCTGAGCTGCCCGAGCTGTTCATGCTTCCGAGGTTGCTGTTGTTGCCCGAAACCGAGCTGCCCGAGCTGTTCATGCTTCCGAGGTTGCTGTTGTTCTTGTCCGGACTTATGTTGTTGCATACCCACCTGTTTCCGCAGTTGCAGTCGACCATCATGTCTTAATAAGAAGAGCTCATGTTGCAGCTGCAACTGCATCTGCAAGATCAAATGGTCATCTTGTTTTAAATGTCCTAAGCTACgactttgttgttgtttttgcaATTGTAAAAATACATGTTCTAATCCTTGTTGTTTAGCTTtctaa
- the LOC106425671 gene encoding germin-like protein 1, translated as MKMMIINIFFILSLVSSISFASVQDFCVADPSGPQGPSGFSCKNPDQVTANDFAFSGLAKAGNTSNMIKAAVTTAFAPAFSGVNGLGISVVRLDLAAGGVVPLHIHRGASEVLIVIEGTIRGGFISSDNKVYLKTLQKGEVIVFPQGLLHFALNNGTGPALAFAALGSSNPGVQLVPSALFASDLPSELVEATTFLSREEIRRLKRVFGGSN; from the coding sequence atgaagatgatgataatcaACATTTTCTTCATCCTCTCCCTAGTTTCGTCCATCTCTTTTGCTTCAGTTCAAGACTTTTGTGTAGCTGATCCGAGCGGTCCTCAAGGCCCATCAGGATTTTCTTGCAAGAACCCTGACCAGGTCACCGCGAACGACTTCGCATTCTCCGGTCTTGCCAAAGCGGGAAACACTTCTAACATGATTAAAGCCGCAGTGACTACAGCCTTTGCCCCTGCTTTCTCAGGCGTCAATGGCCTCGGAATCTCAGTGGTTCGTCTTGACTTAGCCGCTGGTGGTGTAGTCCCTCTTCACATTCATCGTGGTGCGTCTGAGGTTCTTATAGTTATAGAAGGAACCATCCGCGGAGGATTTATTTCCTCTGATAACAAAGTTTACTTGAAAACTCTCCAGAAAGGCGAGGTTATTGTGTTTCCTCAAGGACTTCTTCACTTTGCGCTTAACAATGGGACAGGCCCTGCCTTGGCCTTTGCTGCGCTCGGAAGCTCCAACCCCGGCGTACAGCTTGTACCCAGTGCTCTGTTTGCAAGTGATTTGCCTTCAGAACTCGTTGAAGCCACGACTTTCCTTAGCCGTGAAGAGATTAGGAGACTTAAGCGTGTGTTTGGAGGAAGTAACTAA
- the LOC106425739 gene encoding protein LURP-one-related 16 isoform X2 yields the protein MGVRSSKAVDPVLSRRYSSESEATLVVRRRPHMVNGGGFVVSNSKQQVVFTVDGCGVLGTKDKLVLKNGDGNDLLLIRKMGGMVQALNMVHKKWEGFGYDKEGTEKLLFTLKDPKESCLVQHGLIRILVHGKPKISTCNIYNNNYVQIRGSFAERDCNIMDSDGRNIAQVRIEKEMEEMVGNKKDLYNIIVKANVDQAFIVGVIAVLDYIHGESTIC from the exons ATGGGTGTCAGAAGCAGCAAGGCAGTGGATCCGGTTTTGAGCCGGAGATACTCATCGGAATCAGAGGCGACGCTGGTGGTGCGGCGAAGACCGCATATGGTGAACGGAGGAGGATTTGTAGTGAGCAATAGTAAGCAACAAGTAGTGTTTACAGTTGATGGGTGTGGAGTTCTTGGAACCAAAGACAAGCTTGTCTTGAAAAATGGTGATGGTAATGATTTGCTTCTCATCCGCAAAATG GGAGGAATGGTACAGGCACTGAACATGGTACACAAGAAATGGGAAGGTTTTGGATACGATAAAGAAGGAACAGAGAAGCTTCTATTCACATTGAAGGATCCAAAAGAATCATGTCTGGTTCAACACGGTTTAATCAGAATTTTGGTTCACGGTAAACCAAAGATATCAACATGCAATATCTATAACAACAACTATGTCCAGATCAGAGGCTCTTTCGCAGAAAGAGATTGCAACATCATGGATTCAGATGGCAGAAACATAGCTCAG GTAAGGATAGAGAAAGAAATGGAGGAGATGGTGGGAAACAAGAAGGatctttataatataatagtcAAAGCAAATGTGGATCAAGCTTTCATCGTCGGTGTCATTGCAGTACTCGACTATATCCATGGCGAATCCACTATTTGTTGA
- the LOC106425739 gene encoding protein LURP-one-related 16 isoform X1, protein MGVRSSKAVDPVLSRRYSSESEATLVVRRRPHMVNGGGFVVSNSKQQVVFTVDGCGVLGTKDKLVLKNGDGNDLLLIRKMVTNFIFMGGMVQALNMVHKKWEGFGYDKEGTEKLLFTLKDPKESCLVQHGLIRILVHGKPKISTCNIYNNNYVQIRGSFAERDCNIMDSDGRNIAQVRIEKEMEEMVGNKKDLYNIIVKANVDQAFIVGVIAVLDYIHGESTIC, encoded by the exons ATGGGTGTCAGAAGCAGCAAGGCAGTGGATCCGGTTTTGAGCCGGAGATACTCATCGGAATCAGAGGCGACGCTGGTGGTGCGGCGAAGACCGCATATGGTGAACGGAGGAGGATTTGTAGTGAGCAATAGTAAGCAACAAGTAGTGTTTACAGTTGATGGGTGTGGAGTTCTTGGAACCAAAGACAAGCTTGTCTTGAAAAATGGTGATGGTAATGATTTGCTTCTCATCCGCAAAATGGTAACCAACTTTATCTTTATg GGAGGAATGGTACAGGCACTGAACATGGTACACAAGAAATGGGAAGGTTTTGGATACGATAAAGAAGGAACAGAGAAGCTTCTATTCACATTGAAGGATCCAAAAGAATCATGTCTGGTTCAACACGGTTTAATCAGAATTTTGGTTCACGGTAAACCAAAGATATCAACATGCAATATCTATAACAACAACTATGTCCAGATCAGAGGCTCTTTCGCAGAAAGAGATTGCAACATCATGGATTCAGATGGCAGAAACATAGCTCAG GTAAGGATAGAGAAAGAAATGGAGGAGATGGTGGGAAACAAGAAGGatctttataatataatagtcAAAGCAAATGTGGATCAAGCTTTCATCGTCGGTGTCATTGCAGTACTCGACTATATCCATGGCGAATCCACTATTTGTTGA